One Kwoniella newhampshirensis strain CBS 13917 chromosome 13, whole genome shotgun sequence DNA window includes the following coding sequences:
- a CDS encoding rRNA 2'-O-methyltransferase fibrillarin — translation MAFGERGGRGGGRGGGGGRGGFGGGGRGGGGGRGGFGGGGRGGGRGGFGGGDRGRGGASRGRGAPRGRGGPRGGKAGLGRSGPGAVTLEPHKHAGVYIAKGKEHLLVTRNMTPGESVYGEKRISIATTNAEGEEEKVEYRVWNPFRSKLAAGILGGLDDIHIRPGSKVLYLGAASGSSVSHVSDIVGPDGVVYAVEFSHRPGRELIGMAKKRTNVVPIVDDARHPQKYRMLVQMVDVIFADVAQPDQARIISLNAHHFLKNNGAIVISIKANCIDSTAPAAQVFASEVNNMRKEGIKPKEQLTLEPYERDHAIVVGRYERHSGN, via the exons ATGGCATTCG gTGAACGAGGCGGACGAGGCGGTGGTCGAggcggcggtggaggacgaggcggatttggaggtggtggtagaggaggtggtggcggtcgaggaggattcggtggtggtggtcgagggggtggacgaggcggttttggtggtggtgatcgaggtcgaggtggtgcATCCCGTG GCCGAGGTGCTCCTcgtggtcgaggaggtccTCGAGGTGGTAAAGCCGGTCTCGGCAGATCTGGACCCGGTGCCGTTACCCTCGAACCTCACAAGCACGCAGGTGTCTACATCGCCAAGGGCAAGGAACACCTTCTTGTCACTCGAAACATGACTCCCGGAGAGAGCGTTTACGGCGAGAAGAGAATTTCAATTGCCACCACCAACgctgaaggtgaagaggagaaggtcgagtACCGAGTGTGGAACCCCTTCAGAAGCAAGTTGGCTGCTGGTATCTTGGGTGGTTTGGATGACATCCAC ATCAGGCCTGGATCCAAGGTTCTTTACCTCGGTGCTGCCTCTGGTTCTTCCGTTTCTCACGTTTCCGACATTGTCGGTCCCGATGGTGTTGTCTACGCCGTTGAATTTTCTCACCGACCTGGACGAGAACTGATCGGTATGGCTAAGAAGCGAACCAACGTTGTCC CCATCGTTGACGACGCCCGACACCCTCAAAAATACCGAATGCTCGTCCAAATGGTCGACGTCATCTTCGCCGATGTTGCCCAACCCGATCAAGCTCGTATCATCTCTCTTAACGCTCACCACTTCTTGAAGAATAATGGTGCCATTGTCATCTCCATTAAGGCCAACTGTATCGACTCTACTGCTCCTGCTGCACAAGTCTTCGCTAGTGAGGTCAACAAcatgaggaaggagggtaTCAAGCCtaaag AACAACTGACTCTTGAGCCTTATGAGCGAGACCACGccatcgtcgtcggtcGATACGAGCGACACTCTGGCAACTAA
- a CDS encoding pyridoxine biosynthesis protein PDX1, whose product MSSGEPTIVPSSQPNGGTSTPLIGTRGGPAGSGGAGGTFGVKSGLAQMLKGGVIMDVMNVEQAKIAEEAGASAVMALERIPANIRRDGGVARMSDPGMIKQIMEAVSIPVMAKVRIGHVVEAQILQSVGVDYIDESEVLTPADDQHHIGKHAFKVPFVCGCKNLGEALRRISEGAAMIRTKGEAGTGDVVEAVRHQRAVMSDIRRAAAMSDEELYAFAKELSAPYHLLKETARLKRLPVVSFAAGGVATPADAALMMQLGCDGVFVGSGIFLSGDPAKRARAIVQAVTHYNNPAVLAEVSTDLGEAMVGISTADEGGKIQGGRLAGRGN is encoded by the exons ATGTCCTCAGGCGAACCAACCATCGTCCCGTCGTCCCAACCTAATGGAGGGACCTCCACCCCTCTGATCGGGACAAGGGGCGGACCGGCAGGATCGGGTGGTGCTGGTGGGACTTTCGGTGTCAAGTCGGGTTTGGCTCAGATGTTGAAAggcgg TGTCATCATGGACGTCATGAATGTTGAACAGGCCAAGATCGCCGAGGAAGCGGGTGCTAGTGCTGTCATGGctcttg AGAGGATTCCTGCCAACATCcgaagagatggtggtgtcgctaggatg TCCGACCCCGGTAtgatcaagcagatcaTGGAGGCCGTGTCTATCCCCGTCATGGCCAAGGTCCGAATCGGTCACGTTGTTGAGGCTCAGATCTTGCAATCTGTCGGCGTTGACTACatcgat GAATCCGAAGTTCTCACTCCTGCTGACGACCAGCACCACATCGGTAAACACGCTTTCAAAGTCCCTTTCGTCTGTGGATGCAAGAACTTGGGCGAGGCTCTTCGACGGATTTCAGAGGGTGCTGC CATGATCCGAACCAAGGGTGAAGCAGGTACCGGTGACGTCGTCGAGGCTGTCAGACACCAACGTGCTGTCATGTCCGACATCCGGCGCGCTGCCGCCATGTCAGATGAGGAGCTTTACGCTTTCGCCAAGGAGCTTTCAGCGCCTTACCACTTGTTGAAGGAGACCGCTAGGTTGAAGAGGCTACCGGTTGTTTC ATTCGCCGCTGGCGGTGTGGCTACACCCGCAGATGCCGCTTTGATGATGCAGCTTGGATGTGATGGCG TCTTTGTCGGATCCGGtatct TCCTCTCTGGTGATCCCGCCAAGCGAGCGCGAGCCATTGTCCAAGCCGTTACACACTACAACAACCCTGCTGTCCTCGCTGAGGTGTCCACAGATCTCGGAGAAGCCATGGTCGGGATCAGCAC TGCCGATGAAGGTGGCAAGATTCAGGGAGGTCGATTGGCCGGTCGAGGTAACTAG